One Megachile rotundata isolate GNS110a chromosome 5, iyMegRotu1, whole genome shotgun sequence genomic region harbors:
- the Tps1 gene encoding trehalose-6-phosphate synthase 1 isoform X2 produces the protein MIVVSNRLPFVLKRNELTGKLERKASAGGLVTAVAPVVISGNGVWVGWPGMHMENPDEPIPESDPNDRTPTAGLLSRKVVAVHVEPTVFDSYYNGCCNGTFWPLFHSMPDRATFIADHWRAYSSVNEKFAAKTVGALEQIHKEQANQSNGTPLVWIHDYHLMLAANWIRQAADEKQLKLKLGFFLHIPFPPWDIFRLFPWADEILQGMLGCDMVGFHIQDYCLNFVDCCQRCLGCRVDRKNLLVEHGGRTVRVRPLPIGIPFDRFVSLAETANKVMSTNQKIVLGVDRLDYTKGLVHRLKAFEMLLEKHPQHREQVTMLQIAVPSRTDVREYQDLKLEMDQLIGRINGRFTTPNWSPIRYIYGCVSQDELAAFYRDAAVALVTPLRDGMNLVAKEFVACQINTPPGVLIVSPFAGAGEMMHEALICNPYEIDEAAEVIHRALTMPEDERTLRMNHLRRRERIYDVNYWMKSFLQVMGSLEEHDSVGATTMQPVTMDDFDDYLSKYIGDNHKLALLLDYDGTLAPIATHPDLAILPLETKNVLQRLSNMSDVYIAIISGRNVNNVKSMVGIEGITYAGNHGLEILHPDGSKFVHPMPAELEEKVANLMQALQDQLCRDGAWVENKGALLTFHYRETPVDARTQMVEQAKKIIADAGFKPCPAHCAIEAKPPVEWNKGRASIYILRTAFGLDWSERIRIIYAGDDVTDEDAMKALKGMAATFRVASSHIIRTSAERRLPSTDSVLTMLKWVERHLSKRKPRNSTDIPSRFRRSSAGITMEMSYMPSNATLES, from the exons CGCTGGTGGCCTTGTGACTGCTGTTGCACCGGTGGTTATCAGCGGAAATGGAGTCTGGGTCGGATGGCCAGGAATGCACATGGAAAATCCTGATGAGCCAATTCCTGAATCTGATCCTAACGATCGCACACCGACAGCCGGTCTTCTATCTCGTAAG GTTGTGGCAGTGCACGTCGAGCCGACTGTCTTCGACTCGTACTACAATGGATGTTGCAATGGGACATTTTGGCCGCTGTTCCACTCTATGCCCGATCGTGCGACATTTATCGCGGACCATTGGCGTGCATATTCCTCCGTTAACGAGAAATTCGCTGCCAAAACG GTTGGAGCTCTCGAACAGATCCACAAGGAACAAGCAAATCAATCGAATGGCACTCCGTTGGTTTGGATACACGACTATCATTTAATGTTAGCCGCGAACTGGATTCGACAAGCAGCAGATGAGAAACAATTGAAGTTAAAGTTAGGGTTCTTCCTTCATATTCCTTTCCCTCCATGGGACATATTCAGACTGTTCCCTTGGGCCGACGAGATTCTTCAGGGTATGCTCG gGTGCGATATGGTCGGATTCCACATTCAGGACTACTGCCTAAACTTCGTTGACTGTTGTCAAAGGTGTCTAGGTTGCAGAGTGGATCGTAAGAATCTGTTAGTGGAACACGGTGGAAGAACCGTGCGCGTACGACCGCTTCCCATTGGTATTCCGTTCGACAGATTCGTCTCGCTGGCCGAGACTGCCAACAAGGTCATGTCGACTAATCAGAAAATCGTGTTGGGCGTTGATCGTCTCGACTACACTAAAGGTTTGGTCCACAGACTGAAAGCATTCGAGATGTTGCTGGAAAAACACCCGCAGCATCGCGAACAG GTCACCATGCTGCAAATTGCTGTACCGTCGCGAACAGACGTGCGCGAATATCAGGACCTGAAGCTGGAAATGGATCAACTGATCGGTCGCATAAACGGTCGGTTCACAACGCCTAATTGGTCTCCTATTCGCTACATTTACGGTTGCGTAAGTCAGGATGAGTTGGCAGCGTTCTACAGGGATGCTGCGGTTGCTCTCGTTACACCCCTCAGGGACGGAATGAACCTGGTGGCTAAAGAGTTTGTTGCGTGTCAAATTAACACTCCACCAGGCGTACTGATAGTTTCACCATTCGCTGGAGCCGGAGAAATGATGCACGAAGCATTGATCTGCAATCCTTACGAAATTGATGAAGCTGCAGAGGTTATTCACAG AGCGCTTACTATGCCGGAAGACGAGCGCACGTTAAGAATGAATCATCTAAGACGCCGCGAAAGAATTTACGATGTCAATTACTGGATGAAATCCTTCCTGCAAGTGATGGGTTCTCTCGAAGAACACGACTCTGTAGGGGCTACGACAATGCAACCGGTGACCATGGATGACTTTGACGATTATTTGAGCAA GTATATCGGCGACAACCATAAGCTGGCTCTGTTGTTGGATTACGATGGTACTCTGGCACCCATCGCAACGCATCCAGATCTGGCTATCTTACCTTTGGAGACGAAGAACGTTTTGCAAAGGTTGTCCAACATGTCGGATGTGTACATTGCAATCATATCTGGTAGAAACGTGAACAACGTCAAGTCCATGGTTGGCATAGAGGGTATCACGTACGCAGGAAACCATGGATTAGAAATTCTCCATCCAGACGGTAGCAAGTTCGTTCATCCAATGCCAGCTGAACTGGAGGAAAAGGTGGCGAATTTGATGCAAGCCCTGCAAGATCAG CTTTGCAGGGATGGCGCCTGGGTGGAGAACAAGGGTGCATTGTTGACGTTCCACTATCGTGAAACACCGGTGGACGCTCGTACTCAGATGGTCGAGCAAGCAAAGAAAATCATCGCAGACGCAGGTTTCAAGCCCTGTCCAGCACACTGCGCCATCGAGGCGAAACCACCGGTCGAATGGAACAAAGGACGTGCTTCCATTTACATTCTGCGCACAGCTTTCGGTTTGGATTGGAGCGAACGTATCAGGATTATTTATGCTGGTGACGATGTCACAGACGAAGATGCAATGAAG GCGCTGAAAGGTATGGCTGCTACCTTTCGCGTGGCGTCTTCGCACATAATTCGTACATCAGCGGAACGACGTTTACCGAGCACCGATTCTGTGCTGACAATGCTGAAATGGGTTGAAAGGCATTTGAGTAAACGCAAGCCTCGCAACAGCACCGACATCCCATCCAGGTTCCGTCGCAGTAGCGCCGGCATCACCATGGAAATGTCGTATATGCCATCGAATGCAACGCTAGAATCCTAG
- the Tps1 gene encoding trehalose-6-phosphate synthase 1 isoform X1, which yields MSTEPGSFTSNGSMIVVSNRLPFVLKRNELTGKLERKASAGGLVTAVAPVVISGNGVWVGWPGMHMENPDEPIPESDPNDRTPTAGLLSRKVVAVHVEPTVFDSYYNGCCNGTFWPLFHSMPDRATFIADHWRAYSSVNEKFAAKTVGALEQIHKEQANQSNGTPLVWIHDYHLMLAANWIRQAADEKQLKLKLGFFLHIPFPPWDIFRLFPWADEILQGMLGCDMVGFHIQDYCLNFVDCCQRCLGCRVDRKNLLVEHGGRTVRVRPLPIGIPFDRFVSLAETANKVMSTNQKIVLGVDRLDYTKGLVHRLKAFEMLLEKHPQHREQVTMLQIAVPSRTDVREYQDLKLEMDQLIGRINGRFTTPNWSPIRYIYGCVSQDELAAFYRDAAVALVTPLRDGMNLVAKEFVACQINTPPGVLIVSPFAGAGEMMHEALICNPYEIDEAAEVIHRALTMPEDERTLRMNHLRRRERIYDVNYWMKSFLQVMGSLEEHDSVGATTMQPVTMDDFDDYLSKYIGDNHKLALLLDYDGTLAPIATHPDLAILPLETKNVLQRLSNMSDVYIAIISGRNVNNVKSMVGIEGITYAGNHGLEILHPDGSKFVHPMPAELEEKVANLMQALQDQLCRDGAWVENKGALLTFHYRETPVDARTQMVEQAKKIIADAGFKPCPAHCAIEAKPPVEWNKGRASIYILRTAFGLDWSERIRIIYAGDDVTDEDAMKALKGMAATFRVASSHIIRTSAERRLPSTDSVLTMLKWVERHLSKRKPRNSTDIPSRFRRSSAGITMEMSYMPSNATLES from the exons CGCTGGTGGCCTTGTGACTGCTGTTGCACCGGTGGTTATCAGCGGAAATGGAGTCTGGGTCGGATGGCCAGGAATGCACATGGAAAATCCTGATGAGCCAATTCCTGAATCTGATCCTAACGATCGCACACCGACAGCCGGTCTTCTATCTCGTAAG GTTGTGGCAGTGCACGTCGAGCCGACTGTCTTCGACTCGTACTACAATGGATGTTGCAATGGGACATTTTGGCCGCTGTTCCACTCTATGCCCGATCGTGCGACATTTATCGCGGACCATTGGCGTGCATATTCCTCCGTTAACGAGAAATTCGCTGCCAAAACG GTTGGAGCTCTCGAACAGATCCACAAGGAACAAGCAAATCAATCGAATGGCACTCCGTTGGTTTGGATACACGACTATCATTTAATGTTAGCCGCGAACTGGATTCGACAAGCAGCAGATGAGAAACAATTGAAGTTAAAGTTAGGGTTCTTCCTTCATATTCCTTTCCCTCCATGGGACATATTCAGACTGTTCCCTTGGGCCGACGAGATTCTTCAGGGTATGCTCG gGTGCGATATGGTCGGATTCCACATTCAGGACTACTGCCTAAACTTCGTTGACTGTTGTCAAAGGTGTCTAGGTTGCAGAGTGGATCGTAAGAATCTGTTAGTGGAACACGGTGGAAGAACCGTGCGCGTACGACCGCTTCCCATTGGTATTCCGTTCGACAGATTCGTCTCGCTGGCCGAGACTGCCAACAAGGTCATGTCGACTAATCAGAAAATCGTGTTGGGCGTTGATCGTCTCGACTACACTAAAGGTTTGGTCCACAGACTGAAAGCATTCGAGATGTTGCTGGAAAAACACCCGCAGCATCGCGAACAG GTCACCATGCTGCAAATTGCTGTACCGTCGCGAACAGACGTGCGCGAATATCAGGACCTGAAGCTGGAAATGGATCAACTGATCGGTCGCATAAACGGTCGGTTCACAACGCCTAATTGGTCTCCTATTCGCTACATTTACGGTTGCGTAAGTCAGGATGAGTTGGCAGCGTTCTACAGGGATGCTGCGGTTGCTCTCGTTACACCCCTCAGGGACGGAATGAACCTGGTGGCTAAAGAGTTTGTTGCGTGTCAAATTAACACTCCACCAGGCGTACTGATAGTTTCACCATTCGCTGGAGCCGGAGAAATGATGCACGAAGCATTGATCTGCAATCCTTACGAAATTGATGAAGCTGCAGAGGTTATTCACAG AGCGCTTACTATGCCGGAAGACGAGCGCACGTTAAGAATGAATCATCTAAGACGCCGCGAAAGAATTTACGATGTCAATTACTGGATGAAATCCTTCCTGCAAGTGATGGGTTCTCTCGAAGAACACGACTCTGTAGGGGCTACGACAATGCAACCGGTGACCATGGATGACTTTGACGATTATTTGAGCAA GTATATCGGCGACAACCATAAGCTGGCTCTGTTGTTGGATTACGATGGTACTCTGGCACCCATCGCAACGCATCCAGATCTGGCTATCTTACCTTTGGAGACGAAGAACGTTTTGCAAAGGTTGTCCAACATGTCGGATGTGTACATTGCAATCATATCTGGTAGAAACGTGAACAACGTCAAGTCCATGGTTGGCATAGAGGGTATCACGTACGCAGGAAACCATGGATTAGAAATTCTCCATCCAGACGGTAGCAAGTTCGTTCATCCAATGCCAGCTGAACTGGAGGAAAAGGTGGCGAATTTGATGCAAGCCCTGCAAGATCAG CTTTGCAGGGATGGCGCCTGGGTGGAGAACAAGGGTGCATTGTTGACGTTCCACTATCGTGAAACACCGGTGGACGCTCGTACTCAGATGGTCGAGCAAGCAAAGAAAATCATCGCAGACGCAGGTTTCAAGCCCTGTCCAGCACACTGCGCCATCGAGGCGAAACCACCGGTCGAATGGAACAAAGGACGTGCTTCCATTTACATTCTGCGCACAGCTTTCGGTTTGGATTGGAGCGAACGTATCAGGATTATTTATGCTGGTGACGATGTCACAGACGAAGATGCAATGAAG GCGCTGAAAGGTATGGCTGCTACCTTTCGCGTGGCGTCTTCGCACATAATTCGTACATCAGCGGAACGACGTTTACCGAGCACCGATTCTGTGCTGACAATGCTGAAATGGGTTGAAAGGCATTTGAGTAAACGCAAGCCTCGCAACAGCACCGACATCCCATCCAGGTTCCGTCGCAGTAGCGCCGGCATCACCATGGAAATGTCGTATATGCCATCGAATGCAACGCTAGAATCCTAG